The proteins below are encoded in one region of Paenisporosarcina cavernae:
- a CDS encoding CamS family sex pheromone protein yields MIKKMSWIPGVLSLMLLGGCMPSLNNDTEVVTDNEEDTDVATTIIPNNQISSNYYRTLLPFKESASQGLTVSNIGTKYDIQEVDNGLMRLSKRTFSPEKYFFQEGQYLDRDTVVEWLGRLNAEDPFTGEKNEVGLNPQASPDMPLDERAKKAPLYLAHIVEQDYLERANENNVRLAGISIGLAMNSIYYYRDENGTQFQEPIPEDAMIKQGQKMANEIVSRMRQIDGLADIPIRVGLFKQQSRDAIVPGTYFATGIAAGGKGSVDNWEKINEEYVLFPQPESNEKYRGASEFFQNFKQDIDKYFTRYTSVIGTGYYQSDEIKSFAIEIPVQFYSEAEVIGFTQYTTGLVVDHFPVDLEVEVNISSINGPEALIFKKAGKEEPEVHIYTR; encoded by the coding sequence ATGATAAAAAAAATGAGCTGGATTCCAGGAGTATTAAGCCTAATGCTTTTGGGAGGCTGTATGCCTTCTTTAAATAATGATACAGAAGTCGTGACGGATAATGAAGAAGACACGGATGTTGCTACAACGATTATTCCAAACAACCAAATTTCGTCGAATTACTACCGTACCTTACTACCTTTTAAAGAAAGCGCTAGTCAAGGTTTAACCGTTTCCAATATAGGGACGAAATACGACATACAAGAAGTCGATAATGGGTTAATGCGGTTATCTAAAAGAACGTTCTCCCCGGAAAAATATTTTTTCCAAGAAGGACAGTATTTGGACCGGGATACGGTTGTAGAATGGCTGGGTAGGTTAAATGCCGAAGACCCCTTTACTGGAGAAAAGAACGAAGTGGGTTTAAATCCGCAGGCAAGTCCTGATATGCCTTTAGATGAACGGGCAAAAAAAGCACCGTTGTATTTAGCACACATCGTAGAACAAGATTATTTAGAACGGGCAAATGAAAACAACGTTCGCCTAGCTGGAATCTCGATTGGACTTGCGATGAATTCCATTTATTATTATCGAGATGAAAATGGCACACAGTTTCAAGAACCAATTCCGGAAGATGCGATGATTAAACAAGGCCAGAAAATGGCGAATGAGATTGTCTCCCGTATGCGTCAGATTGACGGTTTAGCGGATATTCCAATTCGCGTGGGTCTATTTAAACAACAATCGCGAGATGCTATTGTTCCAGGTACTTATTTTGCTACTGGTATAGCAGCAGGGGGCAAGGGCTCCGTTGACAATTGGGAAAAAATTAACGAAGAATATGTTTTATTCCCTCAACCAGAGTCCAATGAAAAGTACCGAGGCGCAAGCGAGTTCTTCCAAAACTTTAAACAAGATATCGACAAGTACTTTACACGATATACTAGTGTGATTGGGACCGGCTATTACCAAAGCGATGAAATCAAAAGCTTTGCCATTGAAATTCCCGTTCAATTTTATAGCGAAGCAGAAGTTATTGGGTTTACACAATACACGACTGGACTTGTCGTGGATCATTTCCCGGTTGACCTAGAGGTGGAAGTGAACATCTCGTCCATTAATGGTCCGGAAGCGTTAATCTTTAAAAAAGCTGGAAAAGAAGAACCTGAAGTTCATATTTATACACGATAA
- the ligA gene encoding NAD-dependent DNA ligase LigA has product MNPEELKQRVKELHQQLHDMGYAYYVLDKPIVSDAVYDQYLNELISIEEQNPDLILPDSPTQRVGGKVLEGFQKVTHRYPMLSLANAFGRDDLDEFDRRIRAVIGDNVEYVCELKIDGLAISLQYEDGAFVQGATRGDGQIGEDITENLRTIRSIPLRLKENVSIEVRGEAYMPKKSFNGLNEAREANGEEKFANPRNAAAGSLRQLDTKLAAQRNLAIFIYGIGGDGEAYQIDSHAEALDYLDTLHFPTNKERRTCTTIDEVEAYIQEWTEKRASLPYEIDGIVIKVNRYMHQQELGFTAKSPRWAVAYKFPAEEVTTKLRDIELTVGRTGVITPTAILDPVLVAGTTVGRASLHNEDLIREKDIRIGDTVIIRKAGDIIPEVVSVLENERDGSEAEFHMPTECPVCESELVRVEGEVALRCVNPQCPAQVTEGIIHFVSRNAMNIDGLGEKVVEQLFRESLIEDVSDLYSLTKETLLPLERMGEKSAENLVAAIEASKQNSLERVLFGLGIRHVGEKAAKILASEFETMDKLMQADESQLTAIHEIGEKMANSIVQFFDNEEVQQLIERLKNAGVNMTYLGKRQAIPEDSSWAGKTVVLTGKLSQLTRQEAKDKLEALGATVTGSVSKKTDLVIAGEEAGSKLDKANSLGIEVWTEQQMMDEIDV; this is encoded by the coding sequence ATGAATCCGGAAGAGCTGAAACAGCGTGTAAAAGAGTTACACCAACAGCTACATGATATGGGATACGCTTATTATGTGTTAGATAAACCGATTGTGTCAGATGCTGTGTATGATCAGTATTTAAATGAATTAATCTCGATTGAAGAACAAAATCCAGATCTAATTTTGCCGGATTCACCCACCCAGCGTGTTGGTGGAAAAGTGTTAGAAGGGTTTCAAAAAGTCACCCATCGTTATCCGATGTTAAGTCTAGCGAATGCTTTTGGTCGGGATGACTTGGACGAATTTGATCGACGAATTCGTGCCGTTATAGGAGATAATGTCGAATACGTATGTGAGTTAAAAATTGATGGGCTTGCCATCTCCTTACAATACGAAGATGGGGCGTTTGTTCAAGGAGCTACCCGTGGAGACGGTCAAATAGGTGAAGATATTACGGAAAATCTTCGAACCATTCGTTCCATTCCGCTACGATTGAAAGAAAATGTCAGTATTGAAGTTCGTGGCGAAGCTTACATGCCTAAAAAATCGTTTAATGGGTTAAATGAAGCTCGAGAAGCAAATGGTGAAGAGAAATTTGCAAACCCTCGAAATGCAGCAGCAGGTTCTTTGCGTCAACTGGATACAAAACTTGCAGCACAACGAAATTTAGCGATTTTTATTTATGGTATTGGTGGAGACGGCGAAGCGTATCAAATCGATTCACATGCCGAGGCACTCGATTATTTAGACACACTTCATTTCCCGACAAACAAAGAACGTCGCACGTGTACGACGATTGATGAAGTGGAAGCCTATATTCAAGAATGGACGGAAAAAAGAGCGTCGCTTCCATATGAAATTGATGGCATCGTCATTAAAGTAAATCGATATATGCACCAGCAAGAGCTAGGGTTTACAGCAAAAAGCCCTCGTTGGGCGGTTGCCTACAAATTCCCGGCAGAAGAAGTTACAACGAAACTCCGTGACATTGAATTGACGGTAGGTCGAACGGGAGTCATTACACCGACTGCCATATTAGATCCGGTGTTAGTTGCTGGTACAACAGTTGGTCGTGCTTCTCTTCACAATGAAGACCTAATTCGTGAAAAAGATATTCGCATTGGGGATACGGTCATTATTCGTAAAGCAGGCGATATCATACCTGAAGTTGTGTCAGTGTTGGAAAATGAACGAGACGGTTCAGAAGCAGAATTTCATATGCCAACGGAATGTCCTGTGTGTGAGAGTGAGCTTGTTCGAGTTGAAGGGGAAGTTGCCCTACGATGCGTCAATCCACAATGTCCTGCACAAGTGACAGAAGGAATTATTCACTTCGTTTCCCGCAATGCGATGAATATTGATGGACTTGGGGAAAAAGTGGTGGAACAACTCTTTAGAGAGTCGCTGATCGAAGATGTGTCAGATCTTTATTCCCTTACAAAAGAAACGCTTCTTCCGCTGGAGCGCATGGGCGAGAAATCAGCAGAGAATTTGGTCGCTGCTATTGAAGCATCGAAACAAAATTCGCTCGAGCGCGTCCTATTTGGACTCGGTATTCGTCACGTCGGGGAAAAAGCAGCGAAAATTCTAGCGAGTGAATTCGAAACGATGGACAAGCTTATGCAAGCAGACGAGTCGCAGCTAACCGCCATTCATGAAATTGGCGAGAAAATGGCGAATTCGATTGTGCAGTTTTTTGATAATGAAGAAGTACAACAGCTAATCGAGCGACTGAAAAATGCCGGGGTGAATATGACGTATCTTGGAAAACGTCAAGCAATTCCGGAAGATTCATCGTGGGCAGGAAAGACAGTCGTTTTAACAGGGAAATTGTCACAGCTTACACGCCAAGAAGCAAAAGATAAATTAGAAGCGCTCGGTGCGACTGTTACAGGAAGTGTCAGCAAAAAAACAGATTTAGTGATTGCAGGTGAAGAAGCTGGTTCTAAATTAGATAAGGCAAATTCACTTGGTATTGAAGTCTGGACAGAACAACAAATGATGGATGAAATAGACGTATAA
- the pcrA gene encoding DNA helicase PcrA, with translation MEVLVKSLLNGMNPEQEKAVRTTEGPLLIMAGAGSGKTRVLTHRIAYLVVEKDVYPSKILAITFTNKAAREMRDRVDGLLGNGTSQSMWVSTFHSMCVRILRRDIDRIGYNKNFSILDGGDQQTVVKNVLKELNIDPKKYDPRSMLNAISSAKNEGIDADTFKGQINSANPYERTISEVYSAYEKRLRRNQSLDFDDLIMMTTTLFKRVPEVLEFYQNKFQYIHVDEYQDTNKAQYELVQMLAKKFQNLCVVGDSDQSIYRWRGADIQNILSFEKDYPNAKVIMLEQNYRSTKHILKAANDVIQNNAGRYKKNLRTDNQSGDAIRLFKASNEQQEAQFIVKTIQELMAKENRPYDDFAVLYRTNAQSRVMEEVLVKSNISYNIVGGTKFYDRKEIKDLLAYLRLIANNDDDLSLARVINEPKRNIGATSFERIATFALEQDRSILDALREVDFMGLAARAANSAAAFYELIHNFTQQQEYLSVTELVEQVLDKTGYRNMLQTEKTIEAETRLENIEEFLSVTKTFEERSDDKSLIAFLTDLALISDLDKAEEEEDKSKGQVILMTMHAAKGLEFPVVFIMGLEENVFPHSRSIGDDEEMEEERRLAYVGITRAEQKLYLTCASSRTLFGRTNYNGPSRFINEISPDILEEIGAEARVVRSEGSRFGTSTTKTRAAVSRPTYKQSGGEKAGWQVGDKAKHGKWGVGTVVSVKGAGEAMELDIAFPSPTGIKRLLAKFAPIEKV, from the coding sequence GTGGAAGTATTAGTGAAAAGTTTACTGAACGGGATGAATCCAGAACAGGAAAAAGCCGTTCGTACAACAGAAGGACCTTTGTTAATCATGGCAGGGGCAGGTTCTGGAAAGACACGAGTGTTAACACATCGCATTGCGTATCTTGTGGTAGAAAAAGATGTGTACCCTTCGAAAATTTTAGCCATTACGTTTACCAACAAAGCGGCACGTGAAATGCGTGATCGTGTGGATGGATTACTTGGTAATGGTACATCTCAAAGCATGTGGGTATCCACATTTCACTCGATGTGCGTACGCATTCTTCGTCGCGACATTGACCGCATTGGGTATAACAAAAACTTCTCCATATTAGATGGTGGAGATCAACAAACTGTTGTGAAAAATGTGTTAAAAGAGCTAAACATTGATCCGAAAAAATACGATCCTCGTTCGATGCTAAATGCGATTAGTTCTGCGAAAAATGAAGGAATTGATGCTGATACGTTTAAGGGTCAAATCAATTCGGCGAATCCGTATGAACGTACGATTTCCGAGGTTTATAGTGCATATGAAAAACGTCTTCGTCGAAATCAGTCACTGGATTTTGACGATTTAATCATGATGACAACCACACTTTTCAAACGCGTCCCAGAAGTGTTGGAGTTTTATCAAAACAAATTCCAATACATTCACGTGGATGAGTATCAGGATACGAATAAGGCGCAGTATGAGCTTGTGCAAATGCTTGCGAAAAAGTTTCAAAATCTATGTGTCGTAGGTGACTCCGATCAATCGATTTACCGCTGGCGTGGAGCAGATATTCAAAATATCCTATCGTTTGAAAAAGATTATCCGAATGCGAAAGTAATTATGCTTGAACAAAATTACCGTTCCACAAAGCATATTTTGAAAGCTGCAAATGACGTGATTCAAAATAATGCAGGTCGTTATAAAAAGAATTTACGTACGGATAATCAATCTGGGGACGCTATTCGTTTATTTAAAGCCTCAAACGAGCAACAAGAAGCACAATTCATTGTCAAAACCATTCAAGAACTGATGGCAAAAGAAAATCGCCCGTATGATGATTTCGCCGTCCTATACCGCACAAATGCACAGTCTCGTGTGATGGAGGAAGTGCTCGTTAAATCGAACATCTCCTACAATATCGTCGGCGGAACAAAATTCTATGATCGAAAAGAAATTAAAGATTTGTTAGCGTATTTACGACTCATCGCGAATAATGATGACGATTTATCACTTGCACGTGTGATTAATGAACCGAAACGAAATATAGGAGCAACTTCTTTTGAACGAATTGCGACGTTTGCGTTAGAACAAGATCGCTCCATTTTGGATGCTCTTCGTGAAGTCGATTTTATGGGACTTGCTGCACGTGCCGCTAACTCGGCTGCTGCTTTTTATGAATTAATCCATAATTTCACACAACAACAAGAATATTTGTCTGTCACCGAACTAGTAGAGCAAGTTCTGGATAAAACAGGCTATCGCAATATGTTACAAACCGAGAAAACAATTGAAGCAGAGACACGTCTTGAGAATATTGAAGAGTTTTTATCTGTAACGAAAACATTCGAAGAACGCTCCGATGATAAGTCCCTTATCGCATTCCTAACCGATTTAGCTCTCATTTCGGATTTGGACAAAGCAGAAGAAGAGGAAGACAAGTCAAAAGGACAAGTTATATTGATGACCATGCATGCAGCAAAAGGATTAGAATTTCCCGTCGTTTTTATCATGGGTCTAGAAGAAAATGTATTCCCACACTCTCGTTCTATTGGAGACGATGAAGAGATGGAAGAAGAACGACGACTTGCTTATGTAGGTATTACGCGAGCAGAACAGAAACTCTATTTAACTTGCGCAAGTTCAAGAACACTCTTTGGACGAACAAATTACAATGGTCCATCCCGCTTTATCAATGAGATTTCACCCGATATCCTAGAAGAAATCGGAGCGGAGGCACGAGTTGTTCGTTCAGAAGGTTCTCGTTTTGGCACATCTACAACGAAAACTCGTGCAGCTGTATCTCGACCAACCTACAAGCAGTCTGGTGGAGAAAAAGCTGGATGGCAAGTTGGAGACAAAGCGAAACACGGCAAGTGGGGCGTTGGAACCGTTGTCAGCGTGAAAGGGGCAGGAGAAGCGATGGAATTAGACATTGCCTTCCCAAGTCCGACAGGCATTAAGCGTTTACTCGCAAAATTTGCACCAATTGAAAAAGTGTAA